Sequence from the Magnetococcales bacterium genome:
CCGATCCCGTCGCCCGAATGCGGTCGCTCGGTGTTGTAGTGGCTGATCCAGGTCTTCAGAACGTAGGCGAGCTGGGAACTGCTGAAGCAGACGAAGAAATCCAGGCACTCCCGCTTGAGGGTGCCGATGAAGGACTCGCAGAAGGCATTGGCCTGGGGTGCCCCATGGGGAATCTGGATAACCCGGACCCCTTCGGATTTCCAGACCTCGTTGAATGGCCCGGAAAACTTGGTGTCGGCGTCGCGGATCAGGAATCTGGGCTTGACGCCTTCCTCGTCGCACCACATCAAAGCGTTGCGGGCCTGTTGGGTCACCCAGGCGCTGTCGGGGGAGTAGGTCGGCGCGCTGCAATGGACCCGCCTGCTGCCCAGGTGGATGAAGACCAGGGCGTAGGCCGTCATCTTGCCCATGGGGGTGAAGACGTCCTTGGTGAAGAAGTCGCAGGCCACAACGGATTCCAGGTGGGCCTTGAGGAAGGTCAGCCAGGGCAGGGGCGGTTTCTTCTTCTCCTTTTCGGGGGTGGGGTGGATGTCGGCTTCCCGCAGAATCCGCTTGACTGTGGTGGCACCGGCATACAGCCCCAGCTTCTTGAGTTCCCCGGCGATACGCCGGTAGCCCCAGAGGATGTTCTCCCTGGCCATGAGGATGGCTGCATCCCGAAGTTCCTGGGTCAGACGGGGGCGTCCGAGCGGCTTGAAGGGCTGGCCTTTGTCGGATTGGCCGACCCAGCGCCGGTAGGTGGCGGGCTTGACGATCTCCATCAGGTCGGCCACATTGTGGTCGCACTCGGCGCCGATGCGGAGAAGTTCTGCCTTTTCCTCTGGCGACGGGGAAATCCGCTTGGTCGTCACCCGCGCCTGAAGGATGCGGAGCTGGGCCTTGAGGAACCGGATCTCGGCGTTGTGCCGAGGGCTGAAGAAGTGGGTCATCATGGTCCACAGGAGGAACACGAACGAACTCGCCATCGCTGAAACCACCTTCGCATCGTTTTGAAAAAATGGCCAGAAGCCATGCAGATGGCGGCATCCTACATTTCGGCACGGCTCTCAGAAAGGGGGCGCAGGAGGGGGTTCCGCCGTGCCACCGATCCGGGACCTTCGGTCAGCCTCTCTTCCCCGGCGAGGTCGGGGTGAAATCGCCTGGGATAGCCCCCCACCCAGATCCAGCCCGGAACGGTCGCCACCCTGACTCCGATCCGCTCCCAAGGAAGGGATCAGAGAATTCCCACCCTCTTTCCTGATTCTCTTTCTTCCCCAATCAGTTGCCCCGTCCTGTAGTCTCGTTCGCCTGTTCGAGAATCGGGTAAACCTTCTTTGTTGAACCACACAGAAATTTCAAAGAATTCCCGATCTGGGGGTGGTTCGCTCCACCAAAAAACACCTTGTGATCAGCGGGTTCGGTATCAATCGAACCCGCTTTTTTTTGCCCGTCGCCGTCTGTGCCTCTATTTTGTGTCAAAATGGGGAGGACGTTCTCGACTCGCTGAGGCCAAAAACAGCCCGCCCCCCTCTCTCTTTCTCTGTGGCCAAGGATTTCCGCTCATCCGACTCCATAGTCCCTTGACTCCGACTTCGCCGCAAGATAAAGAGGTTGTACACTTCTCGATGTCTGGATGTCATTTTTGGTCACCCTGCGCACTGCTCCGGGGTCGGGGAAACCCGGCTCGAATGGGCGACAACGGGCAAGCGCGTCGATTGAGAGGATGGAGTTGTCATAGCCTGCTGGGGGAATGTATTGCAATATTCGCCTGAATCATTATCATGTGTATGCCTCGGGTTTGTGGTGTGGTGGTGATTGTTGATAAGGAATTTAGCTGGGTGTCCAGGGAGGACTTGCTAGATAACATAATATTTTTTGATGCGTCATACAAACAACGGTGATGTCGCTGGTGATTGTAAACAGGTATCCATATGGTTAGGTCCGTGACTGACTCATCTGCCAACAAATATTCGGCCAGAGAACAGGGTCTTGGGTACTTCTATCAGCCGCGACTCGCCCTACTCCGGTTGCTGGAATTACCAGAGGACACCGCCGTCTTGCTAGAAAAAGATGATGACCTGGATTTTGTGGACAATGAAGGTAACAAATCCCTTGCATCGCTTAAACACAAGGCTTCCGGCGACCGCCTGACCGACTTGTCCATCGATTTCTGGAAGTCCGTTCGCATATGGCTGGAGCGATACAAGCGCGACGGCCGCATCACATCGAACCTGCGTTTCTTCTTGTTCTCAACCGCTACAGTTTCAGAAACATCGTTCCTGAAAGAGTTCCTGTCTGTCCAGAGCGGTACGGGTGATGAAACAAAAACGCTGACCGAACAGGCAGAAGAAGCTCTTAGTAGGTCAAGATCTGATTTAGTTGGCGACATTGCGAATGAGTTTAACAAATTGTCCCCCACGGAAAAGGAAGATTTCCTAGCCAGAATCCAGATTTTCGATGGCTGCACCCGAATCGAGAGCATTCCGGAGACAATCAAAGACAGACACATGCGCAGCATTCGGCGCGAGCACCGGCATGCAGTATTCGAACGACTCGAGGGTTGGTGGAATGACGCGGTCATAAAGCATCTGACTGAAAGCAGAGACAGAGGGATTTTTGGCTATGAGGTCTCGGACAAGCTTTCTGCCATGTCAGAGGAATATAGGCTGGACAATCTACCCATCACGTTCCGAGGGGTCGAGCCTGCCGGAGAGATTGACACCAATAGCGACCCCCGGATCTTCGTAGTTCAACTGCGAGAAATCGGAGTGTCCTCCGGGCGCATCCGCAATGCGATTTTAGATTACTATAGAGCATTTAAACAACGATCAGAGTGGGCGCGAGAGAATCTTCTGGTGTCGGGTGAGTTCGAAAACTTTGAAGCCCGGCTTGTCGATGAATGGAGTCGCTATAGGGACGTCGTATTCGAAGACATTGAGGAGAGTAGCACCGAAGACGTGCTGCAACGAGCCGGAAAGGAACTATATAAATGGGCAGACCAGCAGAGCGGGAATATTGAATCACTACGCATCCGGGCACGCGTGACTGAACCGTACGTTACTCGCGGCTCTTTTCACATCCTCGCTGATGAAGCACCTAACCCCAGGATTCATTGGCACCCCCGATTCCTCGATCGACTTGAAGAAATTTTAGGGGTAAGTAAATGAAACGCTGGGACCAACGACCTTTTGAGATACGGAACCTGTTTAATCCTGCCTTCTGCGGCTTGGTCTTGTTCAGGGCAATGCAGGGTTACGAGAAAGAAGACTTACGTGGCATGCCTTTCTCGCTCTCCCTGCTCGTCCTTCCCCTTTGTTTGCACAAGGGTTCGCGTGAATTGATTGCCAATAGTTCCCATAGCAAGCTCATGAATATCATGGAGAAGTACCCCCAAATGCAGGTTGGGTTCTCCGACAGAGTTACCACAATGTTGCCCTACACTTTTGAAGGCTTCGGGCTGCTGATGGAAAGAGGCTGCATCTTAGTTGCGGGTGAAGGTCGTCTTAAGGCAATCCCCAAGAAGGTTAGGCAGTCGGAAATAGGAACTGAGGAAATCATATCCTGCCAGCGTGTGGCCCGCTTTGTCGGGAAAGAGTTCGCACGCG
This genomic interval carries:
- a CDS encoding transposase gives rise to the protein MASSFVFLLWTMMTHFFSPRHNAEIRFLKAQLRILQARVTTKRISPSPEEKAELLRIGAECDHNVADLMEIVKPATYRRWVGQSDKGQPFKPLGRPRLTQELRDAAILMARENILWGYRRIAGELKKLGLYAGATTVKRILREADIHPTPEKEKKKPPLPWLTFLKAHLESVVACDFFTKDVFTPMGKMTAYALVFIHLGSRRVHCSAPTYSPDSAWVTQQARNALMWCDEEGVKPRFLIRDADTKFSGPFNEVWKSEGVRVIQIPHGAPQANAFCESFIGTLKRECLDFFVCFSSSQLAYVLKTWISHYNTERPHSGDGIGNNVLQVNFRPQETGTIRSREALGGVIRSYWREAA